One region of Candidatus Polarisedimenticolaceae bacterium genomic DNA includes:
- a CDS encoding amidohydrolase — protein sequence MRPCFVIAALALVSIVSAQTPAAQRGVGAAQVDAIYPDIEKLYMDLHRNPELAFHEQRTASTLAARVKALGYEVTTGVGGSGVVAILKNGSGPTVMLRTELDALPMEEKTGLPFASTAKTKNDAGDVVPLAHSCGHDLHMAVWAGTAELMAKHRDLWHGTLMLVGQPAEEIVAGATAMLKDGLFTRFPKPDYALGIHDEQSLPAGVVGFHSGFFRANSTGLEMTVYGKGGHGAYPQNAIDPVLIAARIVVGLQSIVSRENDPADPAVITVGSIHGGTASNIIPDEVKLQITVRSLDPAVHKRLLAAIARQAKGEALAAGAPREPLIETKSSTDAVYNDPELTQRMVAAARAALGADRVVEMPAQMGGEDFSQFGLAGVRSVLLHVGAVDAAKLEASRKSGVPVPGVHSPLWAPEREPTIKAAIAAETAILMDLL from the coding sequence ATGAGACCGTGCTTCGTGATCGCGGCCCTGGCGCTCGTCTCCATCGTGTCGGCGCAGACGCCGGCCGCGCAACGTGGCGTCGGCGCCGCGCAGGTCGATGCGATCTACCCCGACATCGAGAAGCTCTACATGGACTTGCACCGCAACCCGGAGCTGGCGTTTCACGAGCAGCGCACGGCATCGACGCTCGCGGCTCGCGTCAAGGCGTTGGGGTACGAGGTCACGACCGGCGTGGGCGGCAGCGGTGTCGTCGCGATCCTGAAGAACGGGTCCGGCCCGACGGTGATGTTGCGCACCGAGCTCGACGCGTTACCGATGGAGGAGAAGACCGGCTTGCCGTTCGCGAGCACGGCCAAGACGAAGAACGACGCCGGCGACGTGGTGCCCTTGGCCCACTCGTGCGGGCACGATCTGCACATGGCGGTGTGGGCCGGCACGGCCGAGCTCATGGCGAAGCACCGCGACCTTTGGCACGGAACGCTCATGCTGGTCGGGCAGCCGGCCGAGGAGATCGTCGCGGGCGCGACCGCGATGCTGAAGGACGGCCTGTTCACGCGCTTCCCGAAACCGGACTACGCGTTGGGCATCCACGACGAGCAGTCTTTGCCCGCCGGCGTGGTCGGGTTCCATTCCGGCTTCTTCCGCGCGAACTCGACCGGCCTCGAGATGACGGTGTACGGGAAGGGCGGCCACGGCGCCTATCCGCAGAATGCGATCGATCCGGTGCTGATCGCCGCGCGCATCGTGGTCGGCCTGCAGAGCATCGTGTCGCGCGAGAACGACCCGGCTGATCCCGCCGTGATCACGGTCGGCAGCATCCACGGCGGCACCGCCTCGAACATCATCCCCGACGAGGTGAAGCTGCAGATCACCGTGCGCTCGCTCGATCCGGCCGTCCACAAGCGCCTGCTCGCGGCCATCGCGCGCCAGGCGAAGGGCGAGGCGCTCGCCGCGGGCGCTCCCAGGGAGCCGCTGATCGAGACGAAGTCCAGCACCGACGCCGTCTACAACGATCCCGAGCTGACCCAGCGCATGGTCGCCGCCGCGCGCGCGGCGCTCGGTGCCGACCGCGTGGTCGAGATGCCCGCACAGATGGGCGGAGAGGACTTCTCGCAATTCGGACTGGCGGGCGTCCGTTCCGTCCTGCTGCACGTCGGCGCGGTCGACGCGGCGAAGCTGGAGGCTTCGCGCAAGTCCGGTGTGCCGGTGCCCGGCGTGCACTCGCCGTTGTGGGCGCCGGAGCGCGAGCCTACGATCAAGGCCGCGATCGCCGCGGAGACGGCGATCTTGATGGACTTGCTCTAA
- a CDS encoding AAA family ATPase produces MPEKVMYVLITGAAGSGTSTLAEALARRWGVPALEADDYFWLPTDPPYRRKRDPEVRRALFEHALASHERCVVAGSVVGWGVEASLDLVVFLYVETSVRLRRLRERDEALFGRANPAFLEWAAQYDEGPAEGRSLAKHESWLTSLHCPVIRLVGELTVTDQITRVADAIAGVSPADREGA; encoded by the coding sequence GTGCCCGAAAAAGTGATGTACGTCCTCATCACGGGAGCGGCGGGCTCGGGAACGTCGACGCTCGCGGAGGCCTTGGCGCGCCGGTGGGGCGTTCCCGCGCTCGAGGCCGATGATTACTTCTGGCTGCCGACCGATCCGCCCTATCGGCGCAAGCGGGATCCGGAGGTTCGTCGCGCCCTGTTCGAGCATGCGTTGGCGTCGCACGAGCGCTGCGTCGTTGCCGGCTCCGTCGTGGGATGGGGTGTCGAGGCGTCGCTCGACCTCGTCGTCTTCCTCTACGTCGAGACGTCGGTCCGCCTTCGTCGACTGCGCGAGCGTGACGAAGCGCTCTTCGGTCGAGCGAACCCGGCGTTTCTCGAGTGGGCCGCGCAGTACGATGAGGGCCCTGCGGAAGGGCGCAGCCTCGCCAAGCATGAGAGCTGGCTGACCTCGCTCCATTGCCCGGTCATCCGGCTCGTCGGTGAACTGACGGTGACGGATCAGATCACGCGTGTCGCCGACGCCATTGCGGGAGTGAGCCCAGCCGACCGCGAGGGAGCATGA